Proteins from one Pontibacter korlensis genomic window:
- a CDS encoding YihY/virulence factor BrkB family protein, with amino-acid sequence MKTFLKTSWQILKDSKKNFQQGEPIVYSAAIAFFTIFSLPAILIFLSFLGSLFFKESDVQQEIVQHIRALISKQAAQQVSEVLKNLTDIPITFWGILVGLVVIVKSATIIFFIIQKALNSVWQVRVRDDVKYLTLLKHRVSTLLIVASLGFFFLSSILLDMIISIYSEQLRDLFEEFLSPAIRTTNTLFNILMMLVFFTAVHKVLPDAKVGWKNAFVGGIITSALFLVGKELINIILQNVKVAGIYATAGSLVVLLLWVFYSAVILMLGAQVTKAYTSYYNREISPTEIATKYERVSEQEA; translated from the coding sequence TTGAAGACGTTCCTAAAAACAAGCTGGCAAATACTTAAAGACTCTAAAAAGAATTTCCAACAGGGTGAGCCTATTGTATATAGTGCTGCTATTGCCTTTTTCACTATCTTCTCATTACCTGCCATCCTGATCTTTCTCTCTTTCCTGGGTTCTCTCTTTTTTAAGGAGTCAGATGTACAACAGGAAATTGTGCAGCATATCAGAGCCCTGATCAGTAAGCAGGCTGCGCAGCAGGTAAGCGAGGTCCTGAAGAACTTAACAGACATACCCATTACTTTCTGGGGTATCCTTGTAGGCTTAGTTGTTATCGTTAAAAGCGCCACCATAATCTTCTTTATTATTCAGAAGGCACTTAACTCTGTGTGGCAGGTAAGAGTGCGGGATGATGTAAAATACCTGACCCTGCTCAAGCACCGGGTATCTACCCTATTGATAGTTGCCAGCCTTGGTTTCTTCTTCCTATCCAGCATCCTGCTGGACATGATCATAAGTATTTACAGTGAGCAGCTACGGGATTTGTTTGAGGAATTTCTGAGCCCTGCTATACGCACGACCAACACGCTGTTTAATATCCTGATGATGCTGGTATTTTTTACAGCCGTGCATAAGGTTTTGCCAGATGCCAAAGTAGGCTGGAAAAATGCTTTTGTCGGAGGCATTATCACCTCTGCCCTTTTTCTGGTAGGCAAAGAGCTTATCAACATAATACTGCAGAATGTAAAAGTAGCTGGCATTTATGCCACGGCGGGATCACTTGTAGTACTGCTGCTGTGGGTGTTTTACTCTGCAGTGATTCTGATGTTGGGCGCCCAGGTTACGAAGGCATACACGAGTTACTATAACCGTGAAATTTCTCCTACTGAGATTGCTACAAAGTATGAGCGTGTAAGCGAGCAGGAGGCGTAG
- a CDS encoding site-2 protease family protein yields the protein MFGINDIPKFFLAFFLVLPIISFLHELGHVFFAWLMGGKNIKVTIGSGDRIFRLGMLEVRKYYFWYGLCSFDNLKRNKRFSNILIFLGGVLFNAISTLVVIFLVEEKVLEEGMLTYQFTYFSMYYIFFALLPMPYPDGSYSDGKVILDLIRNKSHLADNIYRVQWDDEKAQWCVFDHDHALVQAFNDEEEALAKAHEVAKSNRPSRLLNSRSGEETEICNYPRVPL from the coding sequence ATGTTTGGCATCAATGATATTCCTAAATTCTTTCTGGCGTTCTTTTTGGTACTCCCCATCATCTCTTTTTTGCACGAGTTGGGGCATGTTTTCTTTGCATGGTTGATGGGTGGCAAAAACATTAAGGTTACCATTGGCTCCGGAGACAGGATATTTCGCTTGGGTATGCTGGAAGTTCGGAAGTACTATTTTTGGTATGGCCTCTGCTCGTTTGACAACCTGAAGCGCAACAAACGTTTTTCTAATATCCTCATCTTTCTGGGAGGTGTTCTGTTCAATGCCATCTCTACTCTAGTCGTTATCTTTCTGGTGGAGGAGAAGGTGCTGGAGGAGGGAATGCTTACCTATCAGTTTACATACTTCTCTATGTACTACATTTTCTTCGCGCTGCTGCCTATGCCTTACCCAGATGGTAGCTACAGCGATGGGAAAGTGATACTAGACCTGATCCGGAATAAGTCACATTTAGCTGATAACATTTACCGTGTGCAGTGGGATGATGAAAAGGCACAGTGGTGCGTGTTTGATCATGATCATGCTTTGGTTCAGGCTTTTAATGATGAGGAAGAGGCGTTGGCCAAAGCCCATGAGGTAGCGAAAAGCAACCGCCCTAGCCGCCTGCTGAACAGTAGGAGTGGTGAGGAGACAGAAATTTGCAATTACCCCAGAGTCCCGCTCTAA
- a CDS encoding MarC family protein, protein MIAAIFSFLVMLNPFALFLYLKPVMSDLSDTDFRSVFLKASMISFSIYLVFLLFGDLVFQTVFRINFESFRIFGGIVLFSFAYIFIVQGKKAFIQIKGDLHDLASEIALPFMVGAGTISLTVLMSEQLELWQGVLSLAIIMVVNFAIIMGLKNIRRSMRSKKVQIAFDKNMELLLRVNGFFLGAIGVDMVVTGIKNLMAAEIM, encoded by the coding sequence ATGATTGCAGCAATATTTAGCTTTTTAGTGATGCTGAACCCTTTTGCGCTTTTCCTGTACCTGAAGCCTGTCATGAGCGACCTTTCCGATACCGATTTCCGCTCAGTCTTCCTGAAGGCTTCTATGATATCCTTCAGTATTTACCTGGTATTTCTGCTTTTCGGGGATCTGGTGTTTCAGACTGTGTTCCGCATTAACTTTGAGTCGTTCCGGATTTTTGGCGGTATTGTTTTGTTCTCTTTTGCCTACATTTTTATTGTGCAGGGTAAGAAAGCCTTCATACAAATAAAGGGAGACCTGCACGACCTTGCCTCTGAAATAGCCCTGCCTTTTATGGTTGGTGCAGGTACAATTTCACTTACAGTGCTGATGTCAGAACAACTGGAGCTGTGGCAGGGGGTGCTTTCGCTTGCCATTATCATGGTAGTTAACTTTGCCATTATTATGGGGCTAAAGAACATCCGCCGGAGTATGCGCTCCAAAAAAGTACAGATTGCTTTTGATAAGAATATGGAACTCCTGCTCCGCGTTAACGGCTTTTTCTTGGGAGCCATAGGGGTAGATATGGTAGTGACAGGAATCAAGAACCTTATGGCAGCAGAGATAATGTAG